A portion of the Salinigranum marinum genome contains these proteins:
- a CDS encoding amino acid permease, giving the protein MSTSRLVYGVSKSEYHVFPEVFSRVHSTRQTPHYAVVVVGLITIPFIFLGDIGIVAGLANLMLLIVFVLVNAALLKLRYSRPDLERGFRTPLNIGQLSITAVAGLLSSLGLIAFYVLTWERDSQFERNSGDPVFYGKYSSAW; this is encoded by the coding sequence ATTTCGACCTCGCGTTTAGTCTACGGCGTGTCGAAATCGGAGTACCACGTGTTTCCCGAGGTCTTCTCTCGCGTTCACTCAACCCGGCAAACGCCCCACTATGCAGTGGTGGTAGTCGGACTCATTACGATTCCCTTCATTTTCCTCGGCGATATCGGAATCGTGGCCGGATTGGCCAACCTCATGCTGTTAATCGTCTTTGTGCTGGTGAATGCCGCGTTGTTGAAACTCCGGTATTCTCGGCCAGATTTAGAACGCGGGTTTCGAACGCCGCTTAACATCGGCCAACTGTCAATCACGGCGGTTGCAGGGCTTCTTTCGTCTCTCGGGCTGATCGCGTTCTACGTACTCACGTGGGAACGTGACTCCCAATTCGAACGAAACTCCGGAGACCCTGTCTTCTACGGGAAGTACAGCAGTGCTTGGTGA
- the tsaA gene encoding tRNA (N6-threonylcarbamoyladenosine(37)-N6)-methyltransferase TrmO, whose product MDPVVYHPIGVVRSPFDTPEDVPLKPSRSVDATGRIELEAEYQDGLALLDGFSHIVIVAHLHLIEGYTLRTSPSFVDELHPGIFATRGPKRPNPIALTVVRLTDITDAVLHVEGLDTVDGTPVLDIKPHYPKPDEYRDLRGGWIEDNVEQTSE is encoded by the coding sequence ATGGACCCGGTCGTCTACCATCCGATCGGCGTCGTCCGTTCGCCATTCGACACGCCCGAAGACGTGCCACTCAAACCGAGTCGGTCGGTCGACGCCACTGGCCGGATCGAACTGGAAGCGGAATATCAGGACGGCCTCGCCCTACTCGATGGATTCTCTCACATCGTCATCGTGGCTCACCTCCACCTGATCGAGGGGTATACGCTCAGGACGTCGCCATCCTTCGTCGATGAACTCCACCCTGGGATATTCGCGACACGCGGCCCGAAGCGGCCCAATCCGATCGCCCTCACGGTCGTCCGGTTGACCGATATTACCGACGCCGTGCTCCACGTCGAGGGGCTTGATACGGTAGATGGGACGCCCGTGCTCGACATCAAACCACACTACCCTAAACCCGATGAGTATCGGGATCTCCGCGGAGGATGGATCGAAGACAACGTTGAGCAGACTTCAGAGTAG
- the thiL gene encoding thiamine-phosphate kinase produces MDERESLAAIYEWLPDTGDDAAVVDDLIFTTDMLHQRTDFPAGTTRYTAGWRAVGASLSDIAAMGADATAAIAVYAAPEFDPDELHAFIEGARDVCELTDSRYVGGDLDQHDEFTVASSAIGHTDSPTLRSTASPGDVVCVTGTLGRTGAALRLFEQDAYERANALFQFEPRVSAGRALAPYVSAMMDSSDGLARSLHQLADASDCGFAIEWDRVPPDETVSELATTDAEEREFGLYTGEDFELVFTISHDRIDAARDASPIPISIVGNVTDRDVMIDDEPLPDRGYTHGR; encoded by the coding sequence ATGGACGAACGTGAATCACTCGCCGCGATTTACGAGTGGCTCCCCGATACCGGTGACGACGCTGCCGTCGTCGATGATCTGATCTTCACGACCGACATGCTCCACCAACGGACCGATTTTCCGGCGGGGACGACACGATATACTGCCGGCTGGCGGGCCGTGGGTGCCTCGCTGTCCGACATCGCCGCAATGGGAGCCGACGCGACCGCCGCCATCGCCGTGTACGCAGCCCCCGAATTCGATCCCGACGAACTGCATGCCTTCATTGAGGGAGCCCGCGACGTGTGCGAACTAACGGATAGTCGATACGTCGGTGGTGATCTCGACCAGCACGATGAATTCACGGTTGCCTCCTCAGCGATCGGACACACCGACTCCCCCACGCTCAGGTCGACGGCCTCCCCCGGAGACGTCGTCTGTGTGACTGGGACGCTCGGACGGACCGGAGCGGCCTTGCGGCTGTTCGAGCAAGACGCTTACGAGCGGGCGAACGCCCTCTTTCAATTCGAACCCCGCGTCTCGGCTGGCCGGGCACTCGCCCCGTACGTCTCCGCGATGATGGACTCGAGCGACGGGCTGGCTCGGTCACTCCATCAGTTGGCTGACGCGAGCGACTGTGGCTTCGCGATCGAATGGGATCGAGTCCCCCCCGACGAGACAGTCAGCGAGTTGGCGACGACAGACGCGGAAGAACGCGAATTCGGGCTCTATACGGGCGAGGACTTCGAACTCGTGTTCACGATTTCCCACGACCGGATCGACGCCGCACGAGACGCTTCACCCATCCCGATCTCAATCGTCGGAAACGTCACCGATCGTGACGTGATGATCGATGACGAGCCCCTTCCCGATAGGGGGTACACGCATGGTCGCTGA
- a CDS encoding methionine adenosyltransferase → MGNPSFTIQHLNENPIASRSTEFVERKGIGHPDSICDGIAEAISRRLSRRYLDEFGQILHHNTDKVQLVAGSTEPAFGGGEIVDPIYVLLGGRATKTVDGQRIPVDDIAIDAAGDYVDDHFQELSPDMVEFDSRIGETSADLQSLFDAQGTPRANDTSVGTGYAPLSETDRIINGLEPELRERISAIGEDIKLIGWRTDDELRITVAAAVISRYVSDISEYVNVKERIADTVTQYANKHTGRTVHVDVNAADDLETETVYLTETGLSAEMGDDGNVGRGNRVNGVITPHRPMSLEASAGKNPVSHVGKLYNLVATNAAKRIHQTLGAAHTEVKLLSQIGTSVTEPVAVDVDTTARDDEEIRRIITAELETIDSLTRDLVTGDVQLF, encoded by the coding sequence ATGGGAAATCCCTCGTTTACGATTCAGCACCTCAATGAGAATCCAATCGCGTCGCGGTCGACAGAGTTCGTCGAACGGAAGGGGATCGGTCACCCGGACTCGATATGCGACGGCATTGCCGAGGCCATCTCGCGACGCCTGTCGCGACGATATCTCGACGAATTCGGACAGATTCTCCATCACAACACCGACAAGGTCCAGCTCGTCGCCGGATCGACGGAGCCAGCCTTCGGCGGCGGTGAGATCGTCGATCCGATCTACGTCCTGCTCGGCGGTCGAGCGACGAAAACCGTCGACGGACAGCGAATCCCGGTCGACGACATCGCCATCGACGCCGCGGGCGACTACGTCGACGACCACTTCCAGGAGTTGTCTCCCGACATGGTCGAGTTCGACTCGCGTATCGGAGAGACGTCAGCTGATTTGCAGTCACTATTCGATGCGCAAGGCACTCCCCGGGCGAACGACACCAGCGTCGGTACCGGCTACGCCCCGCTCTCCGAAACTGACCGGATCATCAACGGGCTCGAACCGGAGCTACGCGAACGAATTTCGGCAATCGGCGAGGATATCAAGCTAATAGGGTGGCGGACGGACGACGAACTTCGGATTACCGTCGCAGCTGCCGTCATCTCTCGATACGTTTCGGACATCAGCGAGTACGTCAATGTGAAAGAACGAATTGCGGATACCGTCACCCAATACGCGAACAAGCACACGGGGCGAACCGTGCACGTCGACGTGAACGCCGCTGATGATCTCGAAACAGAGACCGTCTATCTCACCGAGACCGGTCTCTCTGCAGAGATGGGGGACGACGGAAACGTCGGACGAGGAAATCGCGTCAACGGGGTTATCACACCCCATCGGCCGATGAGCCTCGAAGCATCGGCCGGGAAGAACCCGGTGAGTCACGTCGGAAAACTGTACAACCTCGTCGCCACGAACGCCGCAAAGCGCATTCATCAGACGCTCGGAGCGGCACACACAGAGGTCAAACTGCTTTCACAGATCGGAACTTCCGTCACGGAACCCGTAGCCGTCGATGTCGATACGACAGCTCGTGACGATGAAGAGATCCGACGAATCATCACCGCCGAGCTCGAAACCATCGATTCGCTCACCCGTGATCTCGTGACCGGGGACGTACAACTGTTTTAA
- a CDS encoding MTH1187 family thiamine-binding protein produces the protein MTAIAELNVIPVRKGSMSGEISKAVEALEPFDVTYETTPMGTILEANDVHELFAAAEAAHEAVDEDRVITTLKIDDKRTVQQRASEKVTAVEERLGREARRGD, from the coding sequence ATGACGGCAATTGCCGAACTGAACGTCATCCCTGTTCGGAAAGGAAGCATGTCGGGAGAAATCTCGAAGGCCGTCGAAGCGCTTGAGCCGTTCGACGTAACCTATGAGACCACACCGATGGGGACGATCTTGGAGGCCAACGACGTCCACGAACTGTTCGCAGCGGCGGAGGCAGCACACGAGGCGGTCGACGAAGATCGAGTGATTACGACGTTGAAGATAGACGACAAGCGGACGGTTCAGCAGCGTGCCAGCGAAAAAGTCACCGCCGTCGAAGAACGACTCGGCCGAGAAGCCAGAAGAGGCGATTAA
- a CDS encoding class I SAM-dependent methyltransferase: MSRSDYDSEAIQHGRTFDTALIVTTICFVDDIPQTLAEARRVLRPDGSLVIGYIDKDSPVGRIYQEKKSENPFYREAVFVSTDELVDALEDAGFSEFEFVQTIYHWPDEIDEPEPIEEGYGDGSFVGIKATM, encoded by the coding sequence GTGAGCCGCTCTGACTATGACTCAGAGGCTATTCAACACGGCAGGACATTCGACACTGCGCTGATCGTCACGACGATCTGTTTTGTCGACGACATCCCTCAGACACTGGCTGAAGCCCGGCGAGTGCTGCGCCCGGACGGATCGCTCGTCATCGGTTATATCGACAAGGATAGTCCAGTCGGTCGGATCTACCAGGAGAAGAAGTCGGAGAATCCGTTCTATCGGGAGGCCGTGTTCGTTTCGACCGACGAACTCGTCGACGCGCTCGAAGATGCGGGGTTCTCGGAGTTCGAGTTCGTGCAGACCATCTACCACTGGCCCGACGAGATCGACGAGCCTGAACCGATCGAAGAAGGGTATGGGGATGGGTCCTTCGTCGGGATCAAGGCAACCATGTAG
- a CDS encoding IS4 family transposase, whose product MFKTLSPNLIRRRLTSLFPAAVIEDIARERDVVQRHRTIDITMLVWTLIMGFAVDGEARTIAGFQRAYSAATNQTVARSSFYDRFTPALATLLSDLLEHALEEVAVPHTIAPQFELFREVLIADATVFRLHRLLSEFPATHADQSGAKLHLVHNATTQTIEQFQLTDECTHESSQLRTGSWLRGRLVLFDLGFYNFRRFALIEENGGFFLTRLKSNANPLIVGERRKWRGRAISLPGRRLQDVLSDLTREIIDVTVEISFKRRAYAGKESTDSMEVRVVGVRNEDTDDYHLYVTNLPDAFTPRQIAALYGLRWEVELLFRELKSLYGLEKFQTSDPAIVHLLVVAALLTLTVSRALLGVFQELFPETVFPRERWAKTFRSFAQLILEDLAQSLGHPPPNLSELMFRDARQPEKSRLLLSERVAEAFMRRSNA is encoded by the coding sequence GTGTTCAAGACGCTCTCCCCGAACCTCATACGACGGCGGCTCACTTCCCTGTTTCCAGCAGCGGTTATCGAAGACATCGCGCGCGAGCGCGATGTCGTCCAACGCCACCGGACAATCGACATCACGATGCTCGTCTGGACGCTCATCATGGGCTTCGCCGTCGACGGCGAAGCCCGCACTATCGCCGGGTTTCAGCGGGCTTACTCCGCAGCGACCAACCAGACTGTTGCCCGCTCCAGTTTTTACGACCGGTTCACACCAGCACTTGCGACACTGTTGAGCGACCTCCTCGAGCACGCTCTCGAGGAGGTCGCGGTTCCCCACACGATCGCTCCCCAGTTCGAGTTGTTTCGTGAGGTGTTGATCGCCGATGCAACCGTCTTCCGGTTGCATCGGCTCCTCAGCGAGTTTCCGGCGACTCACGCGGATCAGTCCGGCGCGAAGCTTCACCTCGTCCATAACGCGACGACACAGACGATCGAGCAGTTCCAGCTCACCGACGAATGCACCCACGAGAGCAGCCAGCTCCGCACGGGGAGCTGGCTGCGAGGCCGGTTGGTGCTGTTCGATCTCGGGTTCTACAATTTCCGTCGGTTCGCGTTGATCGAGGAAAACGGTGGGTTCTTCCTGACACGGCTGAAGTCGAACGCGAACCCGTTGATCGTCGGAGAACGGCGGAAATGGCGCGGGCGCGCCATTTCCTTGCCAGGACGTCGCCTCCAGGACGTCCTGAGTGACCTCACACGGGAGATAATCGATGTGACCGTGGAGATCTCGTTCAAGCGGCGAGCATACGCTGGGAAGGAGTCAACCGATTCGATGGAGGTTCGCGTCGTCGGTGTCCGCAACGAGGACACCGACGACTACCATCTGTACGTCACAAATCTCCCCGACGCGTTCACTCCGAGGCAGATCGCGGCCCTGTACGGGTTGCGGTGGGAAGTGGAGTTGCTGTTCCGGGAACTGAAGTCGCTGTATGGGCTGGAGAAGTTCCAGACGAGTGATCCAGCGATCGTCCACCTGTTGGTGGTGGCGGCTCTGCTGACACTGACGGTCAGCAGAGCCTTGCTCGGCGTGTTTCAAGAGCTGTTTCCAGAGACGGTGTTCCCCCGTGAGCGCTGGGCGAAGACCTTCCGGTCTTTCGCCCAGCTCATCCTCGAAGATCTGGCACAGTCGCTCGGACATCCACCGCCGAATCTGTCGGAGCTGATGTTTCGTGACGCCCGCCAACCAGAGAAATCGCGGCTCTTACTCAGCGAACGAGTGGCTGAGGCCTTCATGAGGCGATCCAATGCTTAA